A single window of Polaribacter sp. SA4-10 DNA harbors:
- a CDS encoding DNA translocase FtsK, whose product MAKRIQSTKKTTISSDKKPSVFSFLKTRQAQTILGSFLILFSLFLAIAFISFFFNWQEDQSTLTKLTDKTVRSENLLGKIGANLSHFFIYKGFGIAAFIIAFQVFLTGMYSLIQKKLAKIIISWNWALLAMLWISITFGFLHKKYALFSGIIGFEINDFLQAFIGKTGLAIVLAFFFIAYIVIKYKVTFDQFIEKIKQRRAEKEAKELEKAENGIVEDVKTETTKPITVSSNKKEKSGVELSLENLKPTIAKHSDVTNKKEELTLKIEKEPKPELKVEQPITINKEETVADINDIGIDIAIGREEEHSTQNLSDKLVKDFGEFDPTLELGNFKFPTFNLLKEYNETISIDPEELEANKDRIVETLKNYKIGIAEIKATVGPTITLYEIVPEAGIRISKIKNLEDDIALSLSALGIRIIAPIPGKGTIGIEVPNKKSTIVSMHSVISSKRFQESPMELPIALGKTISNETFVVDLAKMPHLLMAGATGQGKSVGLNAVLTSLLYKKHPAEVKFILVDPKKVELTLFNKIERHYLAKLPDSEEAIITDTTKVVHTLNSLCIEMDNRYDLLKNAMVRNIKEYNTKFKARKLNPNDGHKFLPYIVLVIDEFADLIMTAGKEVETPIARLAQLARAIGIHLIVATQRPSVNVITGIIKANFPARIAFRVTSKIDSRTILDAGGADQLIGRGDLLYTNGNDIVRIQCAFVDTPEVEKITDFIGSQRAYAEAYLLPEYVDEESGTSIDIDIADRDKLFKEAAEIIVIAQQGSASLLQRKLKLGYNRAGRLIDQLEAAGIVGGFEGSKARQVLVTDFTALEQLLENEKNT is encoded by the coding sequence ATGGCTAAAAGAATACAAAGCACAAAAAAAACAACTATTTCTTCGGATAAAAAACCGAGTGTTTTTTCGTTTCTAAAAACAAGACAAGCTCAAACTATTTTAGGTTCTTTTTTAATCTTGTTTTCACTTTTTTTAGCAATTGCTTTTATCTCATTTTTCTTTAACTGGCAAGAAGACCAAAGTACACTTACAAAACTGACAGATAAAACTGTTAGAAGTGAAAATTTATTAGGCAAAATTGGTGCAAATTTAAGTCACTTTTTTATATATAAAGGATTTGGTATTGCTGCTTTTATTATTGCTTTTCAAGTTTTTTTAACAGGGATGTATTCTTTGATTCAAAAGAAATTAGCAAAGATAATTATCTCTTGGAATTGGGCTTTATTAGCCATGTTATGGATTTCTATAACATTTGGTTTTTTACATAAGAAATATGCGCTTTTTTCTGGTATTATTGGTTTTGAAATAAATGATTTTTTACAAGCATTTATAGGTAAAACGGGTTTAGCTATTGTATTGGCATTCTTTTTTATTGCTTACATAGTTATTAAATACAAAGTAACTTTTGATCAATTTATAGAAAAAATAAAACAACGAAGAGCAGAAAAAGAAGCGAAGGAATTAGAGAAAGCAGAAAATGGTATTGTTGAAGATGTAAAAACTGAAACTACAAAACCAATAACAGTATCTTCTAACAAAAAAGAAAAATCGGGCGTTGAATTATCTCTTGAAAATTTAAAACCTACTATTGCTAAGCATTCTGATGTTACGAATAAAAAAGAAGAACTAACTTTAAAAATTGAAAAAGAACCTAAACCAGAATTAAAAGTTGAACAACCTATTACTATTAATAAAGAAGAAACTGTAGCTGATATTAATGACATAGGAATTGATATTGCTATTGGTAGAGAAGAAGAACATTCTACTCAAAACTTATCAGATAAATTAGTAAAAGATTTTGGTGAATTTGATCCAACTTTAGAATTGGGTAATTTCAAATTCCCAACTTTTAATCTCTTAAAAGAGTATAACGAAACTATTTCAATTGATCCAGAAGAACTTGAAGCCAATAAAGATAGAATTGTAGAAACACTTAAAAATTATAAAATTGGTATTGCAGAAATTAAAGCAACTGTTGGACCAACAATTACTTTATATGAAATTGTTCCAGAAGCAGGAATTAGAATTTCAAAAATTAAAAACTTAGAAGATGATATTGCATTATCATTATCTGCTTTAGGAATTAGAATTATTGCTCCTATTCCAGGAAAAGGGACCATTGGTATTGAGGTTCCTAATAAAAAATCTACCATTGTTTCTATGCATTCTGTTATTTCATCAAAGAGGTTTCAGGAATCTCCAATGGAATTGCCTATTGCTTTGGGTAAAACAATTTCTAATGAAACCTTTGTGGTAGATTTAGCAAAAATGCCTCACTTATTAATGGCTGGTGCAACAGGACAAGGAAAATCTGTTGGTTTAAATGCGGTTTTAACATCACTTTTATATAAAAAACATCCTGCGGAAGTTAAATTTATTTTAGTAGATCCAAAGAAAGTAGAATTAACATTATTCAATAAAATTGAGCGTCATTATTTAGCAAAATTACCAGATAGTGAAGAAGCAATTATTACAGATACAACAAAGGTTGTTCATACTTTAAATTCACTTTGTATAGAAATGGACAATCGGTACGATTTGCTAAAGAATGCAATGGTTCGTAATATTAAAGAATACAACACAAAATTTAAAGCTAGAAAATTAAATCCTAATGATGGACATAAATTTTTGCCTTATATTGTTTTAGTTATTGATGAATTTGCAGATTTAATTATGACTGCTGGTAAAGAAGTAGAAACACCAATTGCACGTTTGGCTCAGTTAGCTAGAGCCATAGGTATTCATTTAATTGTGGCTACTCAAAGACCTTCTGTAAACGTAATTACAGGAATAATTAAAGCAAATTTTCCTGCAAGAATTGCGTTTAGAGTAACTTCAAAAATAGACTCCAGAACCATTTTAGATGCTGGTGGTGCAGATCAATTAATTGGTAGAGGAGATTTATTGTATACAAACGGAAATGATATTGTTAGAATTCAGTGTGCTTTTGTAGATACTCCAGAAGTAGAAAAAATTACCGATTTTATTGGATCACAAAGAGCGTATGCAGAAGCTTATTTATTGCCTGAATATGTAGATGAAGAAAGTGGCACAAGTATTGATATTGATATCGCAGACAGAGATAAACTGTTTAAAGAAGCTGCAGAAATAATTGTTATAGCGCAACAAGGTTCTGCATCACTTTTACAGAGAAAATTAAAATTAGGATATAATAGAGCAGGTAGATTGATAGATCAATTAGAAGCTGCAGGAATTGTTGGAGGTTTTGAAGGAAGCAAAGCAAGACAAGTATTAGTAACAGATTTTACCGCATTAGAACAATTATTAGAAAACGAAAAGAACACATAG
- a CDS encoding diacylglycerol kinase family protein, translating into MKNPKDSFIRGRLRSIKFAVRGMWLLAKTEDSIKAQLFFALIAVILGFYFNISNIEWMLQSLVIGLVLTAEALNTAIEKIADFIHPDYHKKIGFIKDIAAGAPSFAAFTSLIIVGFIYIPKINLLF; encoded by the coding sequence ATGAAAAACCCAAAAGATAGTTTTATTAGAGGAAGACTTCGTAGTATAAAGTTTGCTGTTAGAGGAATGTGGTTATTAGCTAAGACTGAAGACAGCATAAAAGCACAATTATTTTTTGCGCTAATTGCAGTTATTCTTGGCTTTTATTTTAATATTTCTAATATTGAATGGATGCTTCAATCTTTAGTTATTGGGTTAGTTTTAACTGCTGAAGCATTAAATACTGCTATAGAAAAAATAGCAGATTTTATACATCCAGATTATCATAAAAAAATTGGTTTTATTAAAGATATTGCGGCTGGCGCACCTAGCTTTGCTGCATTTACTTCATTAATTATTGTAGGTTTTATTTACATTCCTAAAATCAATTTATTATTTTAG
- a CDS encoding outer membrane lipoprotein carrier protein LolA: MKKIGILFLSLFITTITFSQEAEKAKSILDEVSSKMGAYENMLIGFSQTLSNEDAGIKDGDEPPIRGEINLKGEKYSLNYLGNNFIYDGTKLYVINNDEKEISITNGDLGGDDGFIYPSKLLTFYKEGYNFEMGKLKNLNGRKIQFVTLNPIDSNSDIIKVELGIDAKTHHIYNLIQTGSNGSKTTFTITKFKSNQMLSESFFSFDKTKYLSQNYTID; the protein is encoded by the coding sequence ATGAAAAAAATAGGAATCTTATTTTTAAGTTTATTTATTACTACAATTACTTTTTCTCAAGAAGCAGAAAAAGCGAAATCTATTTTAGACGAAGTTTCTTCAAAAATGGGCGCTTATGAAAATATGTTAATAGGTTTTAGCCAAACTTTAAGCAATGAAGATGCAGGAATTAAAGATGGAGACGAACCACCAATTAGAGGAGAAATTAATTTAAAAGGAGAAAAGTATAGTTTAAACTATCTAGGTAATAATTTTATTTACGATGGCACAAAACTCTATGTAATTAATAATGACGAAAAGGAAATTTCTATTACTAACGGAGACTTAGGAGGTGATGATGGTTTTATTTATCCTTCAAAATTATTAACTTTTTACAAAGAAGGTTATAATTTTGAAATGGGAAAACTAAAAAACTTAAATGGTAGAAAAATTCAATTTGTAACGTTAAATCCTATCGATAGTAATTCTGATATTATTAAAGTAGAATTAGGTATAGATGCAAAAACACATCACATTTATAATTTAATTCAGACAGGAAGTAATGGTTCAAAAACAACATTTACAATTACTAAATTTAAAAGTAATCAAATGTTATCAGAAAGTTTTTTCTCTTTTGATAAAACTAAATATTTAAGCCAAAATTACACAATAGACTAG
- a CDS encoding uracil-DNA glycosylase produces MQQKMADSWKNILQSELEKPYYKELSNFVVSEYKNQTCYPKEQHIFAAFDYCDFNDLKVVIIGQDPYHGENQANGLCFSVQDNVKHPPSLVNIFKELATDLGNEYPQSGHLENWAKQGVLLLNATLTVRAHEAGSHQKKGWETFTDQVISQISKEKENVVFLLWGKFAESKAKLINGSKHKIYTAPHPSPLGAWRGWFGSKHFSKTNVYLKSINKTEINW; encoded by the coding sequence ATGCAACAAAAAATGGCTGATAGTTGGAAAAATATTTTGCAATCAGAACTTGAGAAGCCTTATTATAAAGAATTATCAAATTTTGTAGTTTCAGAATACAAAAATCAGACTTGTTATCCGAAAGAACAGCATATTTTTGCCGCCTTTGATTATTGTGATTTTAATGATTTAAAAGTGGTAATTATTGGTCAGGATCCATATCATGGAGAAAACCAAGCAAATGGTTTGTGTTTTTCTGTACAAGATAATGTGAAGCATCCACCTTCATTAGTAAATATTTTTAAAGAACTTGCTACCGATTTGGGAAATGAATACCCACAAAGTGGGCATCTAGAAAATTGGGCAAAACAAGGTGTTTTATTACTAAATGCAACCTTAACAGTAAGAGCTCATGAAGCAGGAAGTCATCAGAAAAAAGGATGGGAAACTTTTACAGACCAAGTGATTTCACAAATTTCTAAAGAAAAAGAAAATGTGGTTTTTCTACTTTGGGGTAAATTTGCTGAAAGTAAAGCTAAATTGATAAACGGTAGTAAACACAAGATATATACAGCTCCACATCCATCACCTTTAGGTGCTTGGAGAGGTTGGTTTGGTAGTAAACATTTTTCTAAAACAAACGTTTACTTAAAATCAATAAATAAAACAGAAATTAATTGGTAG
- a CDS encoding nucleoside phosphorylase, with translation MSIRESELILNPDGSVYHLNLRPENIATDIIFVGDQDRVNKISKHFDTIEFTTQKREFKTTTGTYKNKRFSVISTGIGPDNIDIVLNELDALVNIDLETRKPKEHLTSLNIVRIGTSGSLQDDIPVDSFVIGSHGLDLNGLLHSYQVHEISNPEVENAFVKHTNWSEKKAYPILISNSKELEKILKSDQTFQGITATAGGFYGPQGRVLRLALQDNNLNHKIDTFKFKEYRITNLEMETSAIYGLSKLLGHNACSINAIIANRANGMFSKNPGNVVAELIEYTLEKLVE, from the coding sequence ATGAGTATAAGAGAATCTGAATTAATCTTAAATCCAGATGGTAGTGTTTATCATTTAAATTTAAGACCAGAAAATATTGCGACAGATATTATTTTTGTTGGCGATCAAGATCGAGTTAATAAAATCTCCAAACACTTTGATACAATAGAGTTTACTACCCAAAAACGGGAGTTTAAAACAACAACCGGAACTTATAAAAACAAACGTTTTTCTGTAATTTCAACAGGAATTGGACCTGATAATATAGATATTGTATTAAATGAGTTAGACGCACTTGTAAATATAGATTTAGAAACAAGAAAACCAAAAGAGCACTTAACTTCTTTAAATATTGTTAGAATAGGTACTTCTGGTTCTTTACAGGATGATATTCCTGTAGATTCTTTTGTAATTGGTTCTCATGGTTTAGATTTAAATGGGTTACTTCACTCCTATCAAGTTCATGAAATTTCTAACCCAGAAGTAGAAAATGCTTTTGTAAAACACACCAACTGGAGTGAGAAAAAAGCATATCCAATACTAATTTCTAACAGTAAAGAATTAGAAAAAATCTTAAAATCTGATCAGACATTTCAAGGAATTACAGCAACTGCTGGAGGTTTTTATGGACCACAAGGAAGAGTTTTAAGATTAGCGTTGCAAGACAATAATTTAAATCACAAAATTGATACTTTCAAATTTAAAGAGTATAGAATAACGAACTTAGAAATGGAAACTTCTGCCATTTATGGTTTGTCTAAATTATTAGGTCATAATGCGTGTTCTATAAATGCAATTATCGCGAATAGAGCAAATGGTATGTTTAGTAAAAACCCAGGTAACGTTGTTGCAGAATTAATTGAATATACATTAGAGAAATTAGTTGAGTAA
- a CDS encoding substrate-binding domain-containing protein, producing MTNLKVGGVPEHFNYPWYLTLKNKEYTKHNINLRWQDFPGGTGQMCKALRNGEVDIAIVLTEGIIKDISAGNPSKIVQTFVNTPLIWGIHVDAKSSFKKIEDLEHATIAISRYGSGSHLMAIVNAYNQGWSVKNLKFKVIDNLQGGIDALTNGEVDYFMWEHFTTKPLVDNGTLRRIDDCPTPWPCFVVAVRNEVLENNFDEVKKVLDVINNQTKDFKKISEIDNTLAVRYEQKLEDIQEWLKITDWNDGKPITKNLITRIQNKMVTFNVIEKKKNSGEFIKNMYI from the coding sequence ATGACAAACCTAAAAGTTGGAGGTGTCCCAGAACACTTTAATTACCCTTGGTATTTAACATTAAAAAACAAAGAATACACAAAGCACAACATTAACCTTCGTTGGCAAGATTTTCCTGGAGGAACAGGTCAAATGTGTAAAGCATTGCGTAATGGAGAAGTTGATATCGCTATTGTTTTAACAGAAGGAATCATTAAAGATATTTCTGCTGGTAATCCATCTAAAATTGTACAAACTTTTGTAAACACTCCATTAATATGGGGGATTCATGTGGATGCAAAATCTTCTTTCAAAAAAATTGAAGACTTAGAACACGCAACGATTGCAATTAGTAGATATGGTTCTGGCTCTCATTTAATGGCAATTGTAAATGCATATAATCAAGGCTGGAGTGTGAAAAACCTTAAATTTAAAGTTATTGATAATTTACAAGGAGGAATTGATGCACTTACAAATGGTGAAGTAGATTATTTTATGTGGGAACATTTTACAACAAAACCATTAGTAGATAATGGAACTTTAAGAAGAATTGACGACTGCCCCACTCCTTGGCCTTGTTTTGTTGTTGCTGTTAGAAATGAAGTTTTAGAAAATAATTTTGATGAAGTTAAAAAAGTGTTGGATGTTATTAATAACCAAACAAAAGACTTTAAAAAAATTAGTGAAATTGATAACACTTTAGCTGTAAGGTATGAGCAGAAATTGGAAGATATACAAGAATGGTTAAAAATTACGGACTGGAATGATGGTAAGCCGATAACTAAAAATTTAATTACACGCATTCAAAATAAGATGGTAACATTTAACGTTATTGAAAAGAAGAAAAATTCGGGTGAGTTCATAAAAAACATGTACATTTAG
- a CDS encoding DNA mismatch repair protein MutS translates to MSKNISEKTLQDLEFTTVLQHVAEHCISGLGKEEVAQIKPIENRKSLFNELHLVNEYLSSFQSENRIPNHGFDNILESVKRLAIENSFIETDAFLKIATTSLTVNELIKFFKKLNTQFPTFFELSQQIEFTTFVDDEIKQIIDISGEVKNNASPALKQIRKDINNIRGKIGASFSSALSRAISAGHLDDIKETVVDNQRVLAVSAMYRKKVPGSLLGSSKSGNIVYIAPQATLAYAREFQNLVYEEKQEVVKVLRVLSESIRPMVTLLKAYFTFLIHIDVVGAKAKYAQEMDAILPKISKEKKIYFKDAYHPILWKKNKQQNVKTISQSIELNERQQVIVISGPNAGGKSITLKTIGLLQIMLQSGILIPVDERSQTYIFDTVLTDIGDNQSIENQLSTYSYRLKNMRYFLRKCNENTLFLIDEFGTGSDPELGGALAEIFLEEFYHKKAFGIITTHYSNLKVLANELENVTNANMQFDERTLEPLYRLFIGQAGSSFTFEVAQKNGIPFSLINKAKKRVETEKIRLDKTISNLQKERNRLQKNSDKLEQQKFKGQEHLDSLQEKEDKVQMKLAGFQELYDKNQKMLSLGRKTNELLNKYFQTNNKKEFNANFNKWVTAEKTKHLMKSPENPKTKSEKQKAKVVEKQIKEVIKKVEKEVLEKVVEVRKEKKIEAAKVAKEKSEYNYKINDRVRIIDSNSVGTIDKIDKKNVVINYGFFTTKTSILNLELVERAKK, encoded by the coding sequence TTGAGCAAAAACATATCAGAAAAGACATTACAAGATTTAGAATTTACAACCGTTTTACAGCATGTTGCAGAACATTGTATTTCTGGTTTAGGCAAAGAAGAAGTTGCTCAAATTAAACCCATTGAAAATAGAAAATCTCTTTTTAACGAACTTCATTTAGTAAATGAATACCTTTCTTCTTTTCAGAGTGAAAACAGAATTCCTAATCATGGTTTTGACAATATTTTAGAAAGCGTAAAAAGGTTAGCGATAGAAAATAGTTTTATAGAAACAGATGCTTTTTTAAAAATAGCAACTACTTCTCTTACTGTTAATGAGTTAATTAAATTTTTTAAAAAGTTGAATACTCAATTTCCAACTTTTTTTGAATTATCTCAACAAATTGAATTCACAACATTTGTAGATGATGAAATAAAGCAAATCATTGATATTTCTGGAGAAGTAAAAAATAACGCTTCACCAGCTTTAAAACAAATAAGAAAAGATATAAATAATATACGTGGAAAAATTGGCGCTAGTTTCTCAAGTGCTTTGTCTAGAGCAATTTCTGCTGGTCATTTAGATGATATTAAAGAAACGGTTGTAGATAATCAGCGCGTTTTAGCCGTTTCTGCAATGTACAGAAAAAAAGTTCCTGGTAGTTTATTGGGTTCTTCCAAATCTGGTAACATTGTTTATATAGCTCCACAAGCAACACTTGCATACGCTAGAGAATTTCAAAATTTAGTGTATGAAGAAAAACAAGAAGTTGTAAAAGTTTTACGTGTTTTATCAGAAAGTATTCGTCCTATGGTTACTCTTTTAAAAGCGTATTTTACTTTTTTAATTCATATTGATGTTGTTGGTGCAAAAGCAAAATATGCACAAGAAATGGATGCTATTTTACCAAAAATATCGAAAGAAAAAAAGATTTACTTTAAAGATGCTTACCATCCCATTTTATGGAAAAAGAATAAACAGCAGAATGTAAAAACCATTTCTCAAAGTATTGAGTTAAATGAAAGGCAGCAAGTTATTGTTATTTCTGGACCCAATGCCGGTGGAAAAAGCATCACTTTAAAAACCATTGGCTTATTACAGATAATGTTGCAAAGTGGTATTTTAATTCCTGTTGATGAACGCAGTCAAACCTATATTTTTGACACTGTACTAACAGATATTGGAGACAATCAATCAATTGAAAATCAATTAAGTACTTATAGTTACCGATTAAAAAACATGCGTTATTTTTTACGCAAGTGTAATGAAAACACACTTTTTTTAATTGATGAATTTGGTACTGGTTCAGATCCTGAATTAGGTGGCGCTTTGGCAGAAATTTTCTTAGAAGAGTTTTATCATAAAAAAGCGTTTGGAATTATTACAACCCACTACTCCAATTTAAAAGTATTAGCAAACGAATTAGAGAATGTTACCAATGCCAATATGCAATTTGATGAACGTACTTTAGAGCCTTTATATAGATTATTTATTGGGCAAGCAGGTAGTTCTTTTACTTTTGAAGTTGCTCAGAAAAACGGAATTCCTTTTAGCTTAATTAACAAAGCGAAAAAGAGAGTAGAAACTGAAAAAATTAGATTAGATAAAACCATTTCTAATCTTCAAAAAGAAAGAAATAGGCTACAGAAAAACTCTGATAAACTTGAACAACAAAAATTTAAAGGACAAGAACATTTAGATAGTTTACAAGAAAAAGAAGATAAAGTACAAATGAAATTAGCTGGTTTTCAAGAATTATATGATAAGAACCAAAAAATGCTTTCGTTAGGAAGAAAAACAAACGAGCTACTTAATAAATACTTTCAGACTAATAACAAAAAGGAATTTAATGCCAATTTTAATAAATGGGTTACTGCTGAAAAAACAAAGCATTTAATGAAAAGCCCAGAAAATCCTAAAACGAAATCTGAGAAACAAAAAGCAAAAGTTGTAGAAAAACAAATAAAAGAAGTTATAAAAAAGGTTGAAAAAGAAGTTTTAGAAAAAGTGGTTGAAGTTAGAAAGGAGAAAAAAATTGAAGCTGCAAAAGTTGCAAAAGAAAAATCTGAATACAATTATAAAATAAATGATAGAGTACGTATTATAGATTCTAATTCTGTAGGTACAATTGATAAAATTGACAAGAAAAATGTAGTAATAAACTATGGTTTTTTTACAACTAAAACATCTATCTTAAATTTAGAATTGGTAGAAAGAGCTAAAAAGTAG
- a CDS encoding MATE family efflux transporter, translated as MNISQYTSEFKYNWKLAAPVMLGMLGHTFVSFVDNIMVGQLGTAELAAVSLGNSFMFIALSIGIGFSTAITPLIAEADSSDNFEQAKSTYKHGLFLCTTLGILLFLLVFFSKPLMYLMQQPEEVVALAIPYLDLVAFSLIPLIIFQAIKQFSDGMSMTRYPMYATLIANILNVILNYLLIFGKFGFPEMGIVGAAYGTLISRVIMVIYLWLLLRNKERSKQIVRNIKFFVLDVLMIKRIINLGSLSAMQMFFEVAIFTAAIWLSGLLGKNPQAANQIALNLSSMAFMVAMGLSVACMIRVGNQKGLGNYKELRRITFSIFLLGVLLAIFFALLFFLFHKSLPNLYVDLSDTKNYVDNMEVVSIASKLLIAAAFFQISDSIQVLVLGALRGLQDVKIPTILTFISYWVVGFPVSYFLGKEDMYGSFGIWLGLLAGLTTASILLFIRFNSLTLKLIKQKHN; from the coding sequence GTGAATATTTCTCAATATACATCCGAGTTTAAATACAACTGGAAACTTGCAGCTCCTGTAATGTTAGGAATGTTAGGGCATACTTTTGTAAGTTTTGTAGATAATATTATGGTTGGCCAATTAGGAACCGCAGAATTAGCAGCCGTTTCTTTAGGTAACAGTTTTATGTTTATTGCCCTGTCTATTGGTATTGGTTTTTCTACTGCAATTACACCTTTAATTGCTGAAGCAGATTCATCAGATAATTTTGAACAAGCAAAATCTACCTATAAACATGGGTTATTTTTATGTACCACGTTAGGTATTTTATTATTCTTATTGGTTTTTTTCTCAAAACCTTTAATGTATTTAATGCAACAGCCAGAAGAAGTAGTAGCATTGGCAATTCCGTATTTAGATTTGGTTGCTTTTTCATTGATTCCGTTAATTATTTTTCAGGCAATAAAACAATTTAGTGACGGTATGTCTATGACAAGATATCCTATGTATGCTACATTAATTGCAAATATTCTAAACGTAATTTTAAACTATTTATTAATTTTTGGAAAGTTTGGTTTTCCAGAAATGGGAATTGTTGGAGCAGCTTATGGTACGTTAATTTCTCGTGTAATAATGGTAATTTACTTATGGTTACTTTTAAGAAATAAAGAACGCTCTAAACAAATTGTGAGAAATATAAAATTCTTTGTATTAGATGTTTTAATGATAAAAAGAATTATTAATTTAGGATCATTAAGTGCCATGCAAATGTTTTTTGAAGTAGCAATTTTTACGGCTGCAATTTGGTTAAGTGGTTTATTGGGAAAAAATCCGCAAGCAGCAAATCAAATTGCGTTAAATTTATCTTCTATGGCGTTTATGGTTGCCATGGGATTAAGTGTTGCTTGTATGATTAGAGTTGGTAACCAAAAAGGATTAGGAAATTATAAAGAACTACGTAGAATTACATTTTCTATCTTCTTGTTAGGCGTTTTACTCGCAATTTTCTTTGCATTATTATTCTTTTTATTTCATAAAAGTTTACCAAATTTATATGTAGATTTAAGTGACACAAAAAACTATGTAGATAATATGGAAGTAGTATCTATTGCTTCTAAGTTATTAATAGCAGCTGCTTTCTTTCAAATATCAGACAGCATACAAGTGCTTGTTTTAGGAGCCTTACGTGGATTGCAAGATGTTAAAATACCAACGATACTTACTTTTATTTCTTATTGGGTGGTAGGTTTTCCTGTTTCTTATTTTTTAGGAAAAGAAGATATGTATGGTAGTTTTGGTATTTGGTTAGGTTTATTAGCGGGCTTAACTACAGCATCTATTTTATTATTTATCAGATTTAATTCGCTAACTTTAAAATTAATAAAACAAAAACATAATTAA
- the tpx gene encoding thiol peroxidase — MANITLKGNAINTVGNLPKVGTKAPDFILTAVDLSPKSLSDFAGKKLILNIFPSIDTGTCATSVREFNKKAANLENTTVLCISKDLPFAQARFCGAEGIENVVMLSDFTTGSFGKDYALEITNGPLAHLHSRAIVIIDKDGSVTYTEQVSDIVDEPNYEAALKAI; from the coding sequence ATGGCAAATATCACATTAAAAGGAAATGCAATAAATACAGTAGGAAATTTACCTAAAGTTGGAACAAAAGCTCCAGATTTTATTTTAACAGCTGTAGATTTGTCACCAAAAAGTTTATCAGATTTTGCTGGTAAAAAATTAATTTTAAACATTTTTCCAAGTATAGATACAGGAACTTGTGCAACTTCTGTAAGAGAGTTTAATAAAAAAGCTGCAAATTTAGAAAACACAACTGTTTTATGTATTTCTAAAGACTTACCATTTGCTCAAGCTCGTTTTTGTGGTGCAGAAGGCATTGAAAATGTAGTAATGTTATCAGACTTTACAACCGGAAGTTTTGGTAAAGACTATGCGTTAGAAATTACAAACGGACCACTAGCCCACTTACATTCTAGAGCAATTGTTATTATTGATAAAGATGGAAGTGTAACATATACAGAACAAGTTTCTGATATTGTTGATGAACCAAATTATGAAGCTGCTTTAAAGGCTATATAA